The segment AATAAAAAAGGGAAAAGAGTGAAAATAAAGAAAATAAAAATAAAGATACTACCAACCAGTAGTGTTTTATGGCGGAATAATGTCTTCAACCAATTTGGAAAAACACCTTTTTTCTTTTCAATATGATTATTTTTATTTAATTCTGCTTCTAGCATACCCACGCATCTCCCCCCTTTTAATCGTACCTAATTCTAGGATCAACAAATTTATAAATAAGATCAATCATTGTATTAATTATTAAAACTATTACTGTAACAAATAAAATCCCCGCTATAACGATAGGAAAATCACGTTGTACTAAACTATTAAAAATTAACTGGCCTACACCTGGTAAACTAAATACAACTTCAACTACAACAATTCCACCAAGTATTTGTCCCATCTCTAAGCCGACTGCAGTAATTACAGAAATCCAGATATTCTTTAGCGCATGACCAAAAATGACCGCTGTTTCTGTGATACCCTTTGATCTAGCAGTACGAATAAAATCTTGGCCAAGCGTCTCTAGCAAGGACGATCTTGTCATCCTCATAATTACAGCGCTACTTGCAATTCCAAGAGCAATGGCAGGCAAGATCATAATTTGTAAATTCTGAGATAAAGATTCCCAAGGATACTGATATACTACTGGAGGTGCCCACGGGAAAAATAGCGAAAAGATTAGAATAAGTAATGTACCTTGAAAGAAGACCGGAATTGAAACACCTGCTAATGAAAGGACTCTTAAAATGTTATCTATGAAACCATATGGCTTTAATGCAGCAACGATCCCTAATGGAACACCGATTACCACACTAACGAGTACCGAGAAAATAGCCATTTCACCTGTTATAATAAAGGCATTTAATAATGTCGGTAAAATAGGTTCACCTGAGCGCCATGATACACCTAAGTCGCCGACTAATACTCCGCTAATCCAATTCCAATATTGGACGATAACAGGTTGATCTAAACCAAAAAATTCTTCTAATTGCTTTTGGGCTTCTGGATTATTCCCTTCTATCCCTAACATTTGCTCAACAACTGTACCTGGAATTAGCTGCATTAGTAAAAATACTAATAAACTCACACCAATTAAGGTAGGTATCATTGATAGAATACGCTTTACAACATAAACACCCATTTACGTCACTCCCCTCTTAGGCAATACAAGATGTTTTGGTTAATGAGATGTAAGTATCTAGCAAAAGTTAGATACTTACATCCTTCCTACTAACCTAGTTAAATATTAATTATTAACTTTAGCGTATGTTAAACCATACCACCAACCGGATGGATGATGTTTATAATCCACGATATTTGTTTGAGTTACAGCAATACTATCCGGTGAAAATAATGGAATACTCGGTACTTCCTTGGCCATTAATTTCTGGAATTCGTTATATAACTGTTGTCTTGCTGCTTGATCGGTTTCAACTCTAGCTTTGTCTAGTAGCTCTGATCCTTCTTGGTTATTCCAACGTCTCCAATCCCCACCTTCTGGTTGTGCTCTAAAGTGACGATAGTATAGTAAATCTGGATCTGTGAATCCGCCCCACTCATTGAATGTATTTGGTGTTTTATAATTACTCCAATCTTTAATCCAAACACCCAAATCTACTGTTTCAATTTCAACTGTAATTCCAATATCTTTTAGGTTTGATGCAATTACTTCAGCAGCAGGTCTCATCCAAGCAAAACTACTGATGATACGAAGTGGCATTTTAAATCCATCAGCATAACCCGCTTCAGCTAATAGTTTTTTCGCTCCTTCTACATCCCTTGTTTGATTTTCTAGTTCAGCATTTGGTACTACCCATTTACTAAATGCAGGTGGCATTGTCCCGATTACTGAGCCAACACCGTCAGTTGCCGCAATCATTATTTCTTCCTTATCAATACCTTTTAAGATAGCTTGTCTTACACGGGGATCATTAAATGGCTCCACATCATTAGCAAAGTCTAATGTTGTCCATCTTAACGCTGGATGACGCTCAACATTTAACTTTGGATTGTCTTTAATCATTGCATAAAACTTTGAATCTGTTAAAAGTGCTGCGTCAATTTGAGCTGATCGTATACCTGCTAATAAACTATTTTCATCAGGAACAATTTGGATTGTTATCTTATCAATAAACCCTCTCTCATCGCTCCAATATTTATCAAACTTCTCAAGAACCATATTATTATTTGGCGTCCATTCTACTAGTTTATATGGACCTGTACCGATTACATCGTTTTTCAAATTACCATTATCATATGTCCCTTTAGGTACAACACCGCCGTAACGCCCACCTAATGCAGCTAGTAAACTAGCAAATGGAGTTTTTAAATTAAATTTAATAGTAGTTTCATCAACAATTTCTATGCTTTCAACTGCTGTAAAATCACCAGCTCCACCAGTTCCAAAAGACTCATCAAGAAATAAGTCGTAACTATATTTAACATCTTCTGCAGTCATTTTATTGCCATTATGGAAATAAACATCATCACGTAAAGTAAATGTATAAACTTTTCCATCTTCACTGATTTCCCATTTGCTAGCCAATCTCGGTTGAACTTGCATTTGGTTATCAACCCATGTTAGTCCTTCATACATTAATACAGTACGTCTAGAACGTTCGTCTGCAGCTTCTAAAAATGGATCTAAACTAGGAGTTTCAGTGACTGTACCAAAAATAATTTCGCCACCACTAGTATTTCCTGTTTCTGTCGTTGAAGTATTGCTTGATTCAGAGGAATTAGATGAATTTTCTACTTGAGAGTTGTTACTACACCCTGCAAATACCATAACTACCAAAATCAAAACACTTAGAAATTTGGACTTTCTTAACCAACTCATAACAGCAACCCCTTTCTTTCCTTTAAGTTATTATTTTATATAAAAAATTTACAACCCATTTTAAAAAGCTTTAAAAAGCGAGGATAGACCCTTCAGTTGCATATTTATTGATTAATTCATTATTTAGGGTTATCCCTAGACCTGACCCTTCAAGAACTTCGATAAAACCATCTTTCACGATAATATTTTCGTGAACAATATCTGTTCGAAGTGGATTATTACTAGTATCATATTCAAATAAAATAGGAGATGGCTCATTGAGCGTATGAGGATGACTAGGCAAATAAGACATAAATTGCATTGCAGCTGCAACCCCAATTGCCGTTCCCCATACATGTGCTGAAACATTTAAATTATAGGTTTGTGCTAAAGTTGTAATAGCTAGCGCTTCTGTTATCCCACCACACTTACTTATGTCTGGTTGGACGTAATCTAGCAAACCTTTTTCAAAATATTCTCTGAACCCGTACCTTGTAAATAAAGCTTCACCTGATGCGATCGGGATATCCGTTCTATCCTTTAAATAACGGAAACCTTCAATATCTTCAGGAGATACTGGTTCCTCAAACCAATGAATATTAAAATCTTCTATTAACTTAGCGCATTTCAGAGCACTATCTCTTTTATAA is part of the Bacillus sp. Marseille-P3661 genome and harbors:
- a CDS encoding ABC transporter substrate-binding protein, translating into MSWLRKSKFLSVLILVVMVFAGCSNNSQVENSSNSSESSNTSTTETGNTSGGEIIFGTVTETPSLDPFLEAADERSRRTVLMYEGLTWVDNQMQVQPRLASKWEISEDGKVYTFTLRDDVYFHNGNKMTAEDVKYSYDLFLDESFGTGGAGDFTAVESIEIVDETTIKFNLKTPFASLLAALGGRYGGVVPKGTYDNGNLKNDVIGTGPYKLVEWTPNNNMVLEKFDKYWSDERGFIDKITIQIVPDENSLLAGIRSAQIDAALLTDSKFYAMIKDNPKLNVERHPALRWTTLDFANDVEPFNDPRVRQAILKGIDKEEIMIAATDGVGSVIGTMPPAFSKWVVPNAELENQTRDVEGAKKLLAEAGYADGFKMPLRIISSFAWMRPAAEVIASNLKDIGITVEIETVDLGVWIKDWSNYKTPNTFNEWGGFTDPDLLYYRHFRAQPEGGDWRRWNNQEGSELLDKARVETDQAARQQLYNEFQKLMAKEVPSIPLFSPDSIAVTQTNIVDYKHHPSGWWYGLTYAKVNN
- a CDS encoding ABC transporter permease translates to MGVYVVKRILSMIPTLIGVSLLVFLLMQLIPGTVVEQMLGIEGNNPEAQKQLEEFFGLDQPVIVQYWNWISGVLVGDLGVSWRSGEPILPTLLNAFIITGEMAIFSVLVSVVIGVPLGIVAALKPYGFIDNILRVLSLAGVSIPVFFQGTLLILIFSLFFPWAPPVVYQYPWESLSQNLQIMILPAIALGIASSAVIMRMTRSSLLETLGQDFIRTARSKGITETAVIFGHALKNIWISVITAVGLEMGQILGGIVVVEVVFSLPGVGQLIFNSLVQRDFPIVIAGILFVTVIVLIINTMIDLIYKFVDPRIRYD